One region of Strongyloides ratti genome assembly S_ratti_ED321, chromosome : X genomic DNA includes:
- a CDS encoding GPCR, rhodopsin-like, 7TM domain and 7TM GPCR, serpentine receptor class w (Srw) family-containing protein, whose amino-acid sequence MLNCTSLQLFDYNSDFSTKIILNLFSFKSYYQPFHKYISVILCLLGIITNNIHIWVLSRKQMRFQSVHIVLIFIASADIGTMLSYLIYIIRFEFFNDEGYAYKWTVFLHFHASVSIALHGLSIYLVVFMAFIRCQVMKVKTGQSIWMLPHVALLSASVITLTLFILSIPTYLAHEIVERTTTKDGIIKYTIIIARNYRANDCVAFKIYLWVTGILIKAVPCFLLMFFTLGLLKKLRENQKKRNLLFSQHTSVLLTENTVNEKETLKECNYQKENNKLLSRNRNSSKRQNTPDRTNKMLLLMVTIFLITELPQGICAILNALFTQQFHEIVYSNLADVLDLLSLINCFVAFIVYTSTCSRYRRLLLDVLKPLIPKCLNKNEAINEDKI is encoded by the exons atgttAAATTGTACTTCACTTCAATTGTTTGATTACAATTCAGATTTTAgcacaaaaataatattaaatcttttttcctttaaatc TTATTATCAACCTTTCCACAAATATATAAGTGTTATTCTTTGTCTTTTGGGTATCATAACAAACAATATCCACATATGGGTTCTTTCGAGAAAGCAGATGCGTTTTCAGTCAGTTCATATTGTTCTTATATTCATAGCATCAGCCGACATTGGCACAATGTTATCATATTTg ATTTATATCATACGCTTTGAATTTTTCAATGATGAAGGATATGCATATAAATGGACAGTGTTTTTACATTTTCATGCTTCAGTCTCTATTGCACTTCATGGGCTTTCAATTTATCTTGTCGTATTTATGGCATTTATTCGATGTCAGGTAATGAAAGTAAAAACGGGACAATCTATTTGGATGCTTCCTCATGTTGCTTTATTGTCAGCATCAGTTATTACTTTGacattatttattctttctATTCCAACATATTTAGCTCATGAAATTGTAGAAAGGACAACAACTAAAGATGGAATTATTAAgtatactattattatagCAAGAAATTACCGAGCTAATGATTGTGTtgcatttaaaatatacctTTGGGTTACAggaatattaataaaagcaGTACCttgttttcttttaatgttttttactttaggactgttaaaaaagttacgtgaaaatcaaaaaaaaagaaatttattatttagtcAACATACTTCAGTATTATTAACTGAAAATACtgtaaatgaaaaagaaacaCTTAAAGAATgtaattatcaaaaagaaaataacaAACTTCTTAGTAGAAATAGAAATAGTAGTAAACGTCAAAATACTCCTGATCGCACAAACAAAATGCTTTTATTAATggtaacaatttttttaataactgaATTACCACAAGGTATATGTGCTATACTTAATGCTTTATTTACTCAACAATTTCATGAAATTGTATATTCAAATTTAGCAGATGTTCTAGATTTACtatcattaattaattgttttgtGGCATTCATTGTTTATACATCAACATGTTCTAGGTATCGAAGATTATTACTTGATGTATTAAAACCTTTAATACCaaa atgtctaaataaaaatgaagcaataaatgaagataaaatatga